In Afipia sp. GAS231, a single window of DNA contains:
- the radA gene encoding DNA repair protein RadA — MAKSTLSFVCQNCGAAYNRWQGKCESCGEWNTLSEEDTTGATSMPVSIRSKRKGRTFALESLTGKSTDAPRLSSGMGELDRVTGGGFVRGSVLLVGGDPGIGKSTLLTQATSLMARAGHRVVYISGEEAVAQVRLRAERLGLADAPVQLAAETSVEDIVSTLSEGAVPRLIVIDSIQTMWTDTVESAPGTVTQVRASAQALIRFAKKSGAAIILVGHVTKDGQIAGPRVVEHMVDAVLSFEGEGSQHFRILRAMKNRFGPTDEIGVFEMTGLGLREVSNPSELFLSERDLGSPGTAVFAGIEGTRPVLVELQALVAPTTLGTPRRAVVGWDTSRLAMVLAVLEAHCGVKLSGYDVYLNVAGGLRIQEPAADLAAAAALVSSLVNAPLPTDAVYFGEISLSGAVRPVAQTSARLKEAAKLGFGRAVLPESTRGDVGGDAGLVLNTVGGLTSLVADIAARGTPRANKEANREGAAEKNATPARFRRENG; from the coding sequence ATGGCCAAATCCACCCTTTCTTTTGTCTGCCAGAACTGCGGCGCGGCGTATAACCGCTGGCAGGGCAAGTGCGAGTCCTGCGGCGAGTGGAACACGCTCTCCGAAGAGGATACGACCGGCGCCACCTCGATGCCGGTGTCGATCCGCAGCAAGCGCAAGGGGCGGACCTTTGCGCTCGAAAGCCTCACCGGCAAGAGCACCGACGCTCCGCGCCTCTCGTCCGGCATGGGCGAGCTCGATCGCGTCACCGGCGGCGGCTTTGTCCGCGGCTCGGTGCTCTTGGTCGGCGGCGATCCCGGCATCGGCAAATCGACCTTGCTCACGCAGGCTACCAGCCTGATGGCCCGCGCCGGCCATCGCGTGGTTTACATTTCCGGCGAAGAGGCCGTGGCGCAGGTTCGTTTGCGCGCCGAGCGGCTGGGGCTCGCCGACGCGCCGGTGCAACTGGCCGCCGAAACCTCGGTCGAGGACATCGTCTCGACCCTGTCGGAAGGCGCGGTGCCGCGCCTGATCGTGATCGATTCGATCCAGACCATGTGGACCGATACGGTGGAATCAGCGCCGGGCACGGTGACGCAGGTTCGCGCCTCGGCGCAGGCGCTCATTCGTTTCGCCAAGAAATCAGGTGCCGCGATCATTCTGGTCGGCCACGTCACCAAGGATGGCCAGATCGCCGGTCCCCGCGTCGTCGAACACATGGTCGACGCCGTGCTGTCATTCGAGGGCGAAGGTTCGCAGCATTTTCGTATCCTGCGCGCGATGAAGAACCGGTTCGGCCCGACCGACGAGATCGGCGTGTTCGAAATGACCGGCCTCGGCCTGCGCGAGGTCTCCAACCCCTCCGAGCTGTTCCTGTCCGAGCGCGATCTCGGCAGCCCGGGTACCGCGGTATTCGCCGGCATCGAGGGCACCCGCCCGGTGCTGGTCGAATTGCAGGCCTTGGTGGCGCCGACCACGCTCGGCACCCCCCGCCGCGCCGTGGTGGGCTGGGACACCAGCCGGCTGGCCATGGTGTTGGCGGTGCTGGAAGCCCATTGCGGGGTGAAACTGTCAGGCTATGACGTCTACCTGAACGTGGCCGGTGGCCTGCGGATCCAGGAGCCTGCGGCCGATCTTGCCGCCGCCGCGGCCCTGGTGTCCTCGCTGGTGAATGCGCCGCTGCCGACGGACGCGGTCTATTTCGGCGAGATTTCGCTGTCGGGTGCGGTCCGGCCGGTGGCGCAAACCTCGGCCCGGCTGAAAGAAGCCGCCAAACTCGGTTTTGGCCGCGCCGTGCTGCCCGAATCGACGCGCGGCGACGTCGGCGGCGATGCCGGTCTGGTGCTGAACACCGTCGGCGGGCTGACCAGCCTGGTCGCTGATATCGCGGCCCGCGGAACACCCAGAGCGAATAAGGAGGCCAACCGCGAGGGGGCTGCTGAGAAAAATGCCACACCGGCGCGATTCCGGCGCGAGAACGGCTAA
- a CDS encoding prohibitin family protein — protein sequence MNRGIIGAIVAVAIAVIIAAGSWYTVDQTERGVLLRYGAVVGTAQPGLGFKVPLMDTVEKVSVKTTTFTWDKMNSYSFDQQPADLKISVTLRAAPEKVSDLYARFGALQTAVNQVVSPVVNQQVKVVFGRYTAVRAIQERGQLNSAIKDAITATLNNDPMIIIESVQLENIEFSQTYLHSIEQRMLAEVEVQKLQQNAEREKVQAQITVTQATAKANAVRAEAQANAEATRLNGEAKASNIKITGEAEAAAIEARGKALGNNPNLVTLVQAERWNGVLPTTMVPGSSVPFVSIK from the coding sequence ATGAACCGGGGAATTATTGGCGCCATCGTCGCCGTCGCTATTGCCGTGATCATTGCCGCGGGTAGCTGGTACACCGTCGATCAGACCGAGCGCGGCGTGCTGCTGCGCTATGGCGCGGTGGTCGGCACCGCCCAGCCGGGCCTCGGCTTCAAGGTCCCGCTGATGGACACCGTCGAGAAGGTCAGCGTCAAGACCACGACCTTTACCTGGGACAAGATGAACTCCTACTCGTTCGACCAGCAGCCGGCCGACCTGAAGATCAGCGTCACCCTGCGTGCGGCGCCGGAAAAAGTCTCGGACCTCTACGCGAGGTTCGGCGCACTGCAGACCGCGGTCAACCAGGTCGTCAGCCCGGTCGTCAACCAGCAGGTCAAGGTCGTGTTCGGCCGCTACACCGCCGTGAGAGCCATCCAGGAGCGCGGTCAGCTGAACAGCGCGATCAAGGACGCCATCACCGCGACGCTGAACAACGATCCGATGATCATCATCGAGAGCGTCCAGCTCGAGAACATCGAGTTCAGCCAGACCTACCTGCATTCGATCGAGCAGCGCATGCTGGCGGAAGTTGAAGTGCAGAAACTGCAGCAGAACGCCGAGCGCGAAAAAGTCCAGGCCCAGATCACGGTGACGCAGGCCACGGCGAAAGCCAACGCGGTCCGCGCCGAGGCGCAGGCCAACGCCGAAGCCACCCGCCTGAACGGCGAAGCCAAGGCCTCCAACATCAAGATCACGGGCGAAGCCGAAGCCGCCGCCATCGAGGCACGCGGCAAGGCGCTCGGCAACAACCCGAACCTGGTGACGCTGGTCCAGGCCGAACGCTGGAACGGCGTGCTGCCGACCACGATGGTGCCGGGCTCTTCGGTGCCGTTCGTGTCGATCAAGTAG
- a CDS encoding GFA family protein, which translates to MPIKGSCHCGQTQFEVSEAPAGVTRCTCSLCAKRGALWAYYTPAQFRLTSPPENVATYRWGSRTVKHHFCASCGCGTYSESPDWSTGKPDFDNPKVGINARLFDEFDLDAVPVTVIDGKNLW; encoded by the coding sequence GTGCCAATCAAGGGAAGCTGCCATTGCGGCCAGACGCAATTCGAGGTGAGCGAGGCGCCGGCCGGCGTGACCCGTTGCACCTGTTCGCTGTGCGCCAAGCGCGGCGCGCTGTGGGCCTACTACACGCCGGCGCAATTTCGCCTGACGTCGCCGCCTGAAAACGTCGCGACCTATCGCTGGGGCAGCCGTACCGTCAAACATCATTTCTGCGCCAGTTGCGGCTGCGGCACCTATTCGGAATCGCCGGACTGGTCGACCGGCAAGCCGGACTTCGACAATCCGAAGGTCGGCATCAATGCGCGGCTGTTCGACGAATTCGATCTCGATGCGGTGCCGGTAACCGTCATCGACGGCAAGAACCTGTGGTGA
- a CDS encoding CvpA family protein produces MPITILDLVLLGVMLISGLLALVRGFMREILSIAAWGAAALVTLYAFAKLLPTAKTYFNNDTVASVVVVAGTFIGTLIVVSIITVRISDMILDSRIGALDRTLGFLFGLGRGLLIVVVAYQFFVWLVPDKQRPDWITGAKSRVVLQGTGDWLMSLLPDDPENTILKRFKKNKPEDDQTDTDQAAPASGDGYSKPARDSLKKLIEKPAGK; encoded by the coding sequence ATGCCGATAACGATACTCGATCTCGTCCTGCTTGGAGTGATGCTGATTTCGGGGCTGCTTGCCCTGGTGCGCGGCTTCATGCGCGAAATCCTGTCGATCGCGGCCTGGGGCGCTGCGGCGCTGGTCACGCTTTACGCCTTCGCCAAGCTGCTGCCGACCGCAAAAACCTATTTCAACAACGACACCGTCGCCTCCGTCGTGGTGGTGGCCGGCACCTTCATCGGTACCCTGATCGTGGTGTCGATCATCACGGTGCGGATTTCGGACATGATCCTGGATTCCCGGATCGGTGCGCTGGACCGCACGCTCGGGTTCCTGTTCGGGCTCGGCCGCGGCCTTCTGATCGTGGTGGTGGCCTACCAGTTCTTCGTCTGGCTGGTTCCGGACAAGCAGCGGCCCGACTGGATTACCGGGGCCAAGTCCCGGGTGGTGCTGCAGGGAACCGGCGATTGGTTAATGTCGCTCTTGCCTGATGACCCCGAGAACACCATCTTAAAGAGATTCAAGAAGAATAAACCTGAAGACGATCAAACTGACACCGACCAGGCAGCCCCTGCGTCCGGTGATGGCTACAGTAAACCTGCCCGTGACAGCCTTAAAAAGCTGATCGAGAAACCCGCGGGCAAATAA
- a CDS encoding tripartite tricarboxylate transporter substrate binding protein, which yields MPGDRIDRRRALALLGAAPLFPRLAWAQQSWPARSVRYVLGFAAGGATDSLSRVFCQKMSALTGQQFVVENRVGAGGVIANDAVAKSTPDGYTVGMGGIANNVIAIGTYAKLPYRPADDFTFISGLWQLPNILVAAKDFPASNAKDLLALLKQNPGKYNYASAGIGTTLHLSGEMMKSMAGVDVQHIPYKGGNPALMDLLAGRVNMLFDNLPGSLSAVREGSVKPIAVTGRTRSPALPDTPAMAELLPGYEMTSWAALCGPAGVPADMIAQINGQTLKALGDPDLKRRFEELGATAWPTSPAELIAFRASEEARLLPLIKAAGIVPQ from the coding sequence ATGCCAGGGGACAGGATCGACCGTCGTCGCGCGCTCGCTTTGCTTGGCGCAGCACCTTTGTTTCCCCGCCTCGCATGGGCGCAACAGAGTTGGCCGGCGCGCTCGGTGCGTTATGTGCTCGGCTTCGCCGCGGGCGGCGCCACCGACAGTCTGTCACGCGTGTTCTGCCAGAAGATGAGCGCGCTGACCGGCCAGCAATTCGTCGTCGAGAATCGTGTCGGCGCCGGCGGCGTGATCGCCAACGATGCCGTCGCCAAATCCACCCCGGACGGTTACACCGTCGGCATGGGCGGCATCGCCAACAACGTGATCGCGATCGGCACCTATGCGAAACTGCCTTACCGGCCGGCTGATGATTTCACCTTCATCAGCGGCCTGTGGCAGTTGCCGAACATCCTGGTGGCCGCCAAAGACTTTCCCGCATCGAACGCCAAGGATCTGCTCGCATTGCTCAAGCAAAATCCGGGCAAGTACAATTACGCCTCGGCCGGCATCGGCACCACGCTGCATCTCTCCGGCGAGATGATGAAGAGCATGGCCGGCGTCGATGTGCAGCATATTCCCTACAAGGGCGGCAATCCCGCGCTGATGGACCTGTTGGCCGGGCGGGTGAACATGCTGTTCGACAATCTGCCGGGCTCGCTGTCCGCTGTGCGCGAAGGCTCGGTCAAGCCGATCGCCGTGACCGGGCGGACGCGGAGCCCGGCTCTCCCTGATACGCCGGCGATGGCCGAACTGCTGCCGGGCTACGAGATGACGTCATGGGCCGCGTTGTGCGGTCCGGCCGGGGTGCCGGCGGACATGATCGCGCAGATCAACGGACAGACGCTGAAGGCGCTAGGCGATCCGGATCTGAAGCGACGCTTCGAAGAACTCGGCGCCACCGCATGGCCGACATCGCCCGCAGAACTGATCGCATTCCGCGCCAGCGAAGAAGCGCGTTTGCTGCCGCTCATCAAGGCGGCGGGCATTGTGCCGCAATAA
- a CDS encoding exodeoxyribonuclease III: MKIATFNINNVNRRLPNLLAWLRTAKPDAVSLQELKSTDADFPAAAFEKAGYGAVWQGQKTWNGVAILARNAEPVLTRTALPGDRDDHEARYIEAAVNGLILTSIYLPNGNPQPGPKFDYKLDWFKRLRAHAAKLLKQDVPVVLAGDYNVAPTELDIYPTKSWDKDALIQPKSRAAFKTLVDQGWTDAIRALHPTKPMFTFWDYKRNRWPRDAGLRLDHLLLSPAVAPRLLKAGVDRQVRGEEGASDHAPAWIVLK; encoded by the coding sequence ATGAAGATCGCTACCTTCAACATCAACAACGTCAACCGGCGCCTGCCGAACCTGCTGGCCTGGCTGCGCACGGCGAAGCCGGACGCAGTAAGCTTGCAGGAGCTGAAATCGACCGACGCCGACTTTCCCGCCGCGGCGTTCGAAAAAGCCGGTTACGGCGCGGTGTGGCAGGGCCAGAAGACCTGGAACGGCGTCGCCATTCTGGCGCGCAACGCCGAGCCGGTGTTGACCCGCACCGCCCTGCCCGGCGACCGCGACGATCACGAGGCCCGCTATATCGAAGCCGCCGTCAACGGCCTGATCCTCACCAGCATCTATCTACCGAACGGCAACCCGCAGCCGGGGCCGAAATTCGACTACAAACTCGACTGGTTCAAGCGGCTGCGCGCGCACGCCGCCAAGCTGTTGAAGCAGGATGTCCCCGTGGTGCTGGCGGGCGACTACAATGTCGCGCCGACCGAGTTGGATATCTATCCGACGAAGTCATGGGACAAGGATGCGCTGATCCAGCCGAAGAGCCGCGCCGCGTTCAAGACGCTGGTGGACCAAGGTTGGACTGATGCGATCCGCGCCCTGCATCCGACCAAGCCGATGTTCACGTTCTGGGACTACAAGCGCAACCGCTGGCCACGCGATGCCGGATTGCGGCTCGATCATCTCTTGCTGAGCCCGGCCGTCGCGCCGCGCCTGCTCAAGGCCGGCGTCGACCGCCAGGTCCGCGGCGAAGAAGGCGCCAGCGATCACGCGCCGGCGTGGATCGTGTTGAAGTGA
- a CDS encoding tripartite tricarboxylate transporter substrate binding protein — MKFFRTIAAVAALFSAVASVGARADEDYPSRAITLTHGFGAGGNADTIARIVADGLSRRLGKPVIVEGRPGAGGNIASDRVAKAAPDGYTLIMLTGAHAVSGAMYKTLPFDPVDDFQMISTTVFFPLVVAVKTGSRFQTLADVIKEAKAKPDTLTYSSVGVGSTQHLAGELLSSMAGIKMIHVPYKGGGGPINDLLGGQIDIMIDTLTISAPQLAAGTIHGLGVTSAKPWFSIPAVPPVAATVRDYEVRSWLGIATSKGVPAPVVERLNREVRAVLELPEVKGKLEAMGNEVRGTSREEMRTMIASEITRWKQVIGAAKIPQQ, encoded by the coding sequence GTGAAATTCTTCAGAACGATCGCTGCGGTCGCAGCCCTGTTTTCTGCCGTTGCGAGTGTGGGCGCCCGCGCCGACGAGGACTACCCTTCCCGCGCCATTACGCTGACGCATGGATTTGGCGCCGGCGGCAACGCGGATACGATCGCCCGGATCGTGGCGGATGGCCTGTCCCGGCGGCTCGGCAAGCCCGTCATCGTCGAGGGCCGTCCCGGCGCCGGCGGCAACATCGCGTCCGACCGCGTCGCCAAGGCCGCACCCGATGGCTATACCTTGATCATGCTGACCGGCGCCCATGCGGTATCGGGGGCGATGTACAAGACGCTGCCGTTCGATCCGGTCGACGATTTTCAGATGATCTCGACCACGGTGTTCTTTCCGCTCGTCGTCGCGGTCAAGACGGGCTCGCGGTTTCAGACGCTGGCGGATGTGATCAAGGAAGCAAAAGCCAAGCCGGATACGCTGACCTACAGCTCGGTCGGCGTCGGATCGACCCAGCATCTGGCCGGTGAGCTGCTGTCGTCGATGGCCGGCATCAAGATGATCCATGTGCCCTACAAAGGTGGTGGCGGCCCGATCAACGACCTCCTGGGCGGCCAGATCGATATCATGATCGACACGCTGACGATATCAGCCCCGCAGCTTGCGGCCGGCACGATCCATGGCCTCGGCGTCACCAGCGCAAAACCCTGGTTCTCGATCCCCGCCGTGCCGCCGGTCGCCGCGACCGTCAGGGATTACGAGGTCCGGTCATGGCTCGGCATTGCCACCAGCAAAGGCGTGCCTGCACCTGTGGTCGAGAGGCTCAACCGCGAAGTGCGGGCCGTGCTCGAGTTGCCGGAAGTCAAAGGCAAATTGGAAGCCATGGGCAACGAAGTCCGCGGCACCTCGCGCGAGGAGATGCGGACCATGATCGCCTCCGAGATCACGCGCTGGAAACAGGTGATCGGCGCGGCAAAGATTCCGCAACAATGA
- a CDS encoding cupin domain-containing protein yields MDAVTPQRATADTHSHLVRPDGMEWQKTRFPGCEAKTLLFDKKTGLMTALMRFAPGAVLPDHEHVNIEQTYVLEGSLVDKEGPAQGIECKAGEFIWREEGSRHVAWCPQGGLMLAIFQVPNKFFEADGRVIDAAGEDWDAAWGHTGKG; encoded by the coding sequence ATGGACGCCGTGACGCCGCAGCGCGCGACCGCAGACACCCATTCCCATCTGGTTCGCCCCGACGGCATGGAATGGCAGAAGACCCGCTTTCCCGGCTGCGAAGCCAAGACGCTGCTGTTCGATAAGAAGACCGGGCTGATGACCGCGCTGATGCGTTTTGCGCCGGGTGCGGTACTGCCCGACCACGAGCACGTCAACATCGAGCAGACCTATGTGCTCGAAGGCTCGCTGGTCGACAAGGAAGGGCCGGCCCAGGGTATCGAATGCAAGGCCGGCGAATTCATCTGGCGCGAGGAAGGCAGCCGCCATGTCGCCTGGTGTCCGCAGGGTGGGCTGATGCTCGCGATCTTCCAGGTCCCGAACAAGTTCTTCGAGGCCGACGGGCGGGTCATCGACGCCGCGGGCGAGGATTGGGACGCCGCCTGGGGTCACACCGGCAAGGGCTGA